One region of Primulina tabacum isolate GXHZ01 chromosome 1, ASM2559414v2, whole genome shotgun sequence genomic DNA includes:
- the LOC142505544 gene encoding uncharacterized protein LOC142505544, whose translation MEGGGEIPADEIPLARGRGRGQGHGRGGPRVRVVDVTFFEQAADQLEQLRMDELVARFHSLHPPRSSGSEGAEKAELWISEIEELFDLIEYPLECRLRLAVHQLKDFAKMWWSTTFMTLDAQRIVLSWDIFKLKFKESYCPSSFYSCKASEFHNLKQGDMSVAEYADSFYAMLRYAPHVAASQIAVVESFIEELNDHLHPFVSTGKPLNYLEAVEIAKRAEASLKRNGNRVSTQHHQSGRQQFSSSGSASLSLRGKQFKKPGTSSSSSGSSGNRGVYRYSGPYCDRCGGKHSSNQCVGVQGVCNICGRPGHFARVCPSKTGKSAQAARVLFNTGASHSFVSHAFVVSHDLRTTSMNSNLSVATPMGKMIITDNVVFNAVLFHDENVLMSNEFLIFLVVSEFPDVFPEEIPGFPPEREVEFSIELMPGTEPISRAPYRLAPVELKELKEQLKDLLSKDYDCEIQYHPGKVNAIADALSRKVFDVNLSSIHVSKLREDICTSGFDFQIQGNAVFVSQISIEPELIQIVKSAQKTDDRVLKSYELVSQGHQSGFSIHSDDSLQLNGRLVVPDIPELRTAILKEAHCTRYSIHPGGRKMQVKAERMRPGGLLHSLEVPQWNWEHVAMDFVTHLPRTSRHFDAIWVIVDRLSKSAHFIPYKRTYSYKKMARLYIENVVILHGVPVAIVSDRDPRFTSKF comes from the exons ATGGAGGGAGGTGGAGAAATTCCTGCTGATGAGATTCCTCTagctcgaggtcgaggtcgtggtcaaGGTCATGGACGTGGTGGACCTCGTGTCCGTGTTGTTGATGTTACTTTTTTTGAGCAAGCTGCTGATCAGCTAGAGCAACTTAGGATGGATGAATTAGTTGCGCGTTTCCATTCTTTGCATCCACCTCGATCCAGTGGTTCGGAGGGAGCCGAGAAAGCTGAATTATGGATTTCTGAGATTGAGGAATTGTTTGATTTGATCGAGTATCCTCTAGAGTGTCGATTGAGATTAGCTGTGCATCAATTGAAAGATTTTGCTAAAATGTGGTGGTCTACTACATTTATGACTTTAGATGCTCAGAGGATTGTTCTATCATGGGATATATTCAAGCTGAAGTTTAAGGAGAGTTATTGTCCTTCATCATTCTACAGTTGTAAGGCTTCTGAGTTTCATAACCTGAAACAAGGCGATATGTCAGTTGCAGAGTATGCAGATTCTTTTTATGCTATGCTGAGAtatgctcctcatgttgctgcGAGTCAGATTGCTGTCGTCGAAAGTTTCATTGAAGAATTGAATGATCATCTGCATCCTTTTGTTTCTACCGGTAAGCCACTGAATTATCTTGAAGCAGTGGAAATAGCAAAAAGGGCTGAAGCTAGCCTTAAGAGGAATGGCAATCGAGTTTCTACACAACATCATCAGTCGGGGAGGCAACAATTCAGTTCATCTGGTTCTGCATCTCTTAGTCTACGTGGGAAGCAATTTAAGAAGCCCGGTACTAGTTCTTCGAGTTCAGGGAGTTCAGGGAACCGTGGGGTATATCGTTATAGTGGACCTTATTGTGATCGCTGTGGGGGCAAGCATTCTAGTAATCAGTGTGTTGGAGTTCAAGGGGTTTGTAATATTTGTGGTCGGCCGGGtcattttgctagagtctgtcctaGTAAGACGGGAAAATCAGCCCAGGCAG CACGAGTGTTATTTAATACCGGAGCATCTCATTCCTTTGTTTCTCATGCATTCGTTGTTTCGCATGATCTTCGCACCACTAGTATGAATTCCAATCTATCTGTTGCTACTCCGATGGGCAAAATGATTATCACTGATAATGTGGTGTTCAATGCGGTTTTGTTTcacgatgaaaatgttct GATGAGCAACGAATTTCTGATATTCCTAGTAGTCAGTGAGTTTCCTGATGTGTTTCCAGAAGAGATTCCTGGTTTTCCACCAGAACGAGAAGTTGAGTTCAGTATCGAATTAATGCCAGGAACGGAACCCATATCTCGAGCACCATATCGTTTAGCTCCTGTTGAGCTAAAAgaactgaaagaacaattaAAGGATTTGTTGAGTAAAG attatgattgtgagatccAGTATCATCCGGGAAAAGTGAATGCcattgccgatgctttgagtcgtAAGGTTTTTGATGTTAATTTATCCTCGATTCATGTTTCTAAGTTACGAGAGGATATTTGCACCTCTGGGTTTGATTTTCAAATCCAAGGTAATGCTGTTTTTGTGTCTCAGATTTCTATTGAGCCAGAGTTGATTCAGATTGTAAAGTCAGCTCAGAAAACTGATGATCGAGTTCTGAAATCTTATGAGTTAGTATCTCAAGGACACCAATCTGGTTTCTCAATTCACTCAGATGATTCTCTTCAGTTGAATGGTAGATTGGTTGTCCCAGATATTCCTGAATTGCGTACAGCCATCCTTAAAGAAGCTCATTGTACTCGATATAGTATCCACCCAGGAGGGAGGAAAAT gcaagtcaaagcagaacgAATGagacctggaggattactgcaTAGTCTTGAGGTTCCTCAGTGGAACTGGGAGCACGTGGCTATGGATTTTGTCACGCATTTGCCACGTACTTCTCGTCATTtcgatgccatttgggtgattgtcgaCAGATTatctaagtcggcacactttattccgtacaagaggACGTATTCGTACAAGAAAATGGCTCGTTTGTATATTGAAAATGTTGTGATACTTCATGGAGTTCCAGTAGCAATAGTCTCAGATCGTGACCCTCGTTtcacatcaaaattttga
- the LOC142505524 gene encoding putative mitochondrial protein AtMg00820 — MARISKSFGPNFHTFMLENEPKNIQDALTSPEAPYWKEAISSEMDFILQNHTWELVDLPPGTKPLGCKWILKRKMRVDGSIEKYKARLVAKGYRQREGHDFFDTYSPVSRITSIHVLIDIAALHNLEIHQIDVKWHS, encoded by the coding sequence ATGGCTAGAATCTCAAAGTCCTTTGGTCCAAACTTCCATACTTTTATGTTGGAGAATGAACCAAAGAATATACAAGATGCTCTAACTAGCCCTGAAGCTCCCtattggaaagaagccatcaGTTCTGAAATGGATTTCATTTTGCAAAACCATACTTGGGAACTAGTGGATCTTCCACCAGGTACCAAGCCATTGGGATGCAAATGGATATTGAAAAGGAAAATGAGAGTTGATGGAagtattgaaaaatacaaagccAGGCTCGTGGCCAAAGGCTATAGACAAAGAGAAGGTCATGATTTCTTCGACACGTATTCACCAGTTTCAAGAATAACATCCATTCATGTGCTCATTGATATTGCAGCTTTGCATAACCTTGAGATACATCAAATTGATGTCAAATGGCATTCTTAA